From a region of the Coffea arabica cultivar ET-39 chromosome 3e, Coffea Arabica ET-39 HiFi, whole genome shotgun sequence genome:
- the LOC113736198 gene encoding uncharacterized protein has product MAAAKSGIGSGQKDEPIIPMASTVNPNDDVVIQKAKFAVDSYNGQAGTGLKFNSVEFGFCWSVSDVTDYLLAINTHDDKGPYCDPALVSDTLKSNAHTYELIWYNHKKK; this is encoded by the exons ATGGCCGCAGCCAAATCTGGTATTGGCAGTGGACAG AAAGACGAACCTATTATTCCTATGGCGTCAACCGTCAATCCGAACGACGATGTGGTGATTCAGAAGGCAAAATTTGCAGTTGATAGTTACAATGGGCAGGCGGGGACCGGTCTGAAATTCAACAGTGTGGAATTCGGCTTCTGCTGGAGCGTTTCTGATGTCACTGACTACCTGCTTGCCATTAATACTCATGATGATAAGGGCCCATATTGCGACCCAGCATTGGTTTCTGATACACTGAAGAGCAATGCTCACACTTATGAGCTCATCTGGTACAATCATAAGAAAAAGTAA